CCGATCGACCCCGTGAAGGTGCTCGGCCGGGCCACGATCCACCGTCCCGGCATGGCCACCCAGTAGCCGCCCGAACCCGCGATCGGACCCATGGCCACGACCAGCGGCTTGCGAGCCGCGATCGCGTCCAGCGCCTGGCGCATCGCCTCGGACGCGGTCGATGATCCCCCTCGTGAGTTGACGTAAACCACCACCGCCGCCGCGCGCTTGTCGCCGGCCACCTGGCGTGCGATCTGCACCACGCTCAGGTCGCCGGCGCGGTCGTCCCCGACCAGCGGGACGTCGATCGGTGGCTTGACCGGCAGGCGTCCCGAGCGCCCGTCGACGATCGTGCCCTCGATCCGCAGCACCGCCACGTAGGGCCCTCTGCCCAGGGCCGGCGCCGGCAGGCGGAGCTTGCGCTGCGCCCGCTCCCAGGTCCCGATCGTTGCCGCCGCGCCGCCGGCGCCGCCCAGGTATTCGGCCAGTCCTTCCTCCGGCAGCACTCGATCCACGACGTGCTTTTCGAGGGCGGTGTCGTCTCCGTATGGTGAGCCGTCGACCAGCTTCTGCGCGTCCTTGCCGTCCACATGCCGGCTCTCTTCGATGGCGCTCAACAGCTCTTGGTGCTGTGAGTCCAGCAGCCACGTGACCTGCTCGCGGAGCTCGTCCGACATCCTCGACTTGGTGAGGATGTCCGCCGCGGCCTTGTAGGGCGAGATCTGGACGAAGTCCGCCTCGATGCCGAATCTCGCCAGGCCGTCGGCCAGAAACATGCCCGTGTTGGCGAAGCCCATGGGCTGCACGGCGCCGGTCGGCATCAGCAGGATCTCGTCGCACGCGCAGGCGAGGTAGTACGTGCCGGTGGTATAGAACGGCGCCCATGCGACCACACGCTTGCCGGACTGGCGGAGCTTGTCGATCAGCTCGCGCAGGTCCTGCAATGTCGCCATGGGCATCGCGACCGGCCTCAGGTGCAGCACCACGCCCTTGATCCGCCGGTCGCGCCCGATGGCCTCGAATCGCTCGCCCAGCTCCCTGACGCTGAGACGCCGCCTCGCCGTGAACCGCTGCCAGAACGGCCGGGGCGGGTCCGGCAGCGCCGGCAGGCTGCTTTCCAGGACGAAGATGACGAAGTCGGGCGGCTTGCCCAGCGAGCGTCGGATGCTGGAGACCAGCCACCACAGGTACCTGAACGGAAAAAGCACCATCGCCACCCCTTGCCTCGGCAAGTTTAGGGTCGGGAGCCGCGCCGGGCGATCGTCAGACTACCTTCGAGACCTCCAGCTGCTCGTCCAGATCCTCGCTCAGCCGCGTCGCGCCGTACTCGTGACCGAGGTGCTGGTGGTAGGGCACACCGGTGAAGAGATGGTGGCTCCGGGTCGGAACGTCGGCGCCCTCAGCCCATTCCCTGCGCTGCAGCGCCATATAACCCTGTTCCTTGCTCTTCCACAGATCGTGCAGCAGGATCGACATGCCGTGGCCGGCCGCATGCTGCAGGGCGAGGGTGATGAAGATGAAGCCGACCCCAAGCTCGCCGAGCTCGTCCCACGTGATCGGGTCCTTCTCGTTGTACCACTTGAAGGATGAGGAGTAGTTGAAAGCGAATCGCGCCTTCGGGAAGCGCTTGCGGATCTCGCCGCAGAACTTCTCTGTCGGGCCGCGCTCGGCGGTTGGGAACTCGCACCACAGAAGGTCAGGCACGCCGCTGTCGAGATAGCGCAGGCCGCGGTCGATGGCGAGCTCGATGCCTCGCTTCGATTCGGGCGCTTCGGTGGCCGACACGCCGTCGGTGCGCGCGATGACGACGAAGTCCTTGTGACCGAGGTCGTCGGCGGCGTGGCGCATCATCTTCAGCTTGCCGACGAACTCGTCGGCCGAGATGAGGGCCTTGCCCGCGATGTGGCCGCATCGCTTCGGCATGACCTGGTCCTCGAGGTGCGCGGCGGCGACCCCGGCCCGGACGTACAGGTCCACCGTGCGCTGCACGTTGAACAGGTTGCCGTAGCCGGCGTCCATGTCGACGACGATCGGCGGGATCTCGAGATGGGTCGGAGCCACGCCCTTTTCCGGGTCACCCACCGCCATCGTGAGCTGGAACTTGCGCAGTGCGCTGACCGTGCGGCGGGCGCCGTCGGCGATCTCGACGGACGAGTAGAGGTCCATGTCGGTGGTACCCAGGTGTCCGACGGCGAAGGAGTACCCGCTGAAGTACACGGCGTCGAAGCCGTGGTACATGACCAGCTCCGCGCCCATCGGGTCGTAGACGCCGGGGCCGAAGACATACGGCTTGGTGGCGAGAAGCCGCCGCAGCCGTTGACTGGGCTCCTCGTTACGTGACGCGGGCACTTTGAACCCCTCCGGGAGGAGGGGCGTGGAGACAAGGTCCATGTGGGACTCCTTCAGTTCAGGCTCTGAGTGCTGACGCCGGGGGTGGCGAGGGCTACTCGTTCTCGTGGTCGCAATTGCAGGGTTCAGGGCATTCGCATTCGTGCGACGAAGGCTCGGTCTCGAACTCCCGCGATTGGTCCTGACTTTCCATGGGTCGAAGTTATCAAGGCTGCTGGCATAAGTCCAATTAATTGATGGGATGCTTCCCATCAAGAAAACCAATACCCACTTGGGCCATTCCCTCTCCGCTGCGGGGCATCCTGGGCATCGCCTCTCGCCTGGGGCGAGAGGGCCGGGGTGAGGGGCTTAGGCCGCCATCCCGCTGGTTATCAGCTTCAGGAAAGCAGCGACGATCCCCTCCGGCTTCCCGGCATCCCGGCGCCGGTAAGCCACGATGGAGTTGTGCATGGGCGGCGCGTCCTTCATCGGCACCGCGGCGAGGGTCTTACCCGCGATCTCGCGAGCGATGGCGGTGCCCGGCAGCAGCGCGACGCCCAGGTCTCGCTCCACCATCTTCTTGGCCGCTTCGATCGAGTCCAGCTCCATGAGTCCTCGCAGCTTCACCCCGGCCGAAAGAAAGGCGCCCTGCGTGATCTCGTAGTAGCTGGATGTGCGGTCGAACATGATCAGCTTCTCGGCGGCTATCTGCGCCATGCCGACTCCACGCAGCTTGGTGAACGGGTGGTCGGGGGCGCACACCAAAACGAGCTCCTCGGTGTGAAACGGTCGGAGCTCCAGGTCCGGGTGGCGGATGGCGCGCCCCAGGCCGAGCTGCACCTCGTCCCTCAGGACGAGCTCCACGACATCCTCCGAATGCCCCGTCCGCACCGACACGTCGACCCTGGGGTGGGCGGCGACGAACCGCTCCAGGAGCCCGGGCAGGACGTAGGTGCTCACCGCCGGAGCGGCCGCGATCATAAGGTGACCGGCCGACGCCGACATCACCTGCTCGAGGGCGTCGCGGCCGTCAACCAGGGCGCGAAGCGCCCGTTCGGCGAACGGCACCCAGGCTCGCCCTGAATCGGTCAGGCGCATGCCGTGCGGCGTGCGCAGGAACAGCGGCGTGCCGAGCTCGCGCTCGAGGCCGTGAAGACGGGCGGTGAGGGTCGGCTGGGTGATGAAGAGGGCCTCGGCGGCACGGCTCACGCTGCCCCGGCGGGCGACCTCGAGGAACCCCTCGACCTGTACGAGCTGAATTCCGCCCGCCTTTCCGTTACGCGATTCGTCTATGGCCACGGCCCTTGCGACAAATTCTATCTATATCGCGCGGTTACGCCCGCTCCGGTGGTGA
Above is a window of bacterium DNA encoding:
- a CDS encoding isocitrate lyase/PEP mutase family protein, giving the protein MGSIPSINWTYASSLDNFDPWKVRTNRGSSRPSLRRTNANALNPAIATTRTSSPRHPRRQHSEPELKESHMDLVSTPLLPEGFKVPASRNEEPSQRLRRLLATKPYVFGPGVYDPMGAELVMYHGFDAVYFSGYSFAVGHLGTTDMDLYSSVEIADGARRTVSALRKFQLTMAVGDPEKGVAPTHLEIPPIVVDMDAGYGNLFNVQRTVDLYVRAGVAAAHLEDQVMPKRCGHIAGKALISADEFVGKLKMMRHAADDLGHKDFVVIARTDGVSATEAPESKRGIELAIDRGLRYLDSGVPDLLWCEFPTAERGPTEKFCGEIRKRFPKARFAFNYSSSFKWYNEKDPITWDELGELGVGFIFITLALQHAAGHGMSILLHDLWKSKEQGYMALQRREWAEGADVPTRSHHLFTGVPYHQHLGHEYGATRLSEDLDEQLEVSKVV
- a CDS encoding LysR family transcriptional regulator, translating into MAIDESRNGKAGGIQLVQVEGFLEVARRGSVSRAAEALFITQPTLTARLHGLERELGTPLFLRTPHGMRLTDSGRAWVPFAERALRALVDGRDALEQVMSASAGHLMIAAAPAVSTYVLPGLLERFVAAHPRVDVSVRTGHSEDVVELVLRDEVQLGLGRAIRHPDLELRPFHTEELVLVCAPDHPFTKLRGVGMAQIAAEKLIMFDRTSSYYEITQGAFLSAGVKLRGLMELDSIEAAKKMVERDLGVALLPGTAIAREIAGKTLAAVPMKDAPPMHNSIVAYRRRDAGKPEGIVAAFLKLITSGMAA